One segment of Panicum virgatum strain AP13 chromosome 3K, P.virgatum_v5, whole genome shotgun sequence DNA contains the following:
- the LOC120697146 gene encoding polygalacturonase inhibitor-like: MYIYQAAAAERPRPGSRAVHASKMKTTAMRTLRAILVLLAAASAAASRCHSGDKAALLAIKAALGNPYHFASWTAASPCCDWYDVDCDASTGRVVGLAVFQDANLTGAIPDAVAGLAHLRSLRLHHLPGISGPIPPAIARLPNLSFLTISWTAVSGPVPSFLGALARLSQLDLSFNALAGAVPASLAALPSLYSVDLSRNRLTGSLPPLLFSKAPQPAYLRLSHNNLTGGVPAEFAAVAFAQIDLSRNGFTGDASTLFGRAKPVQQMDLSRNDLSFNLSAVELPEQLIVLDVSHNDIYGGVPAQVANLSSLQFFNVSYNRLCGAVPAGGNMARFDAYSYQHNRCLCGAPLANPCK; encoded by the coding sequence ATGTATATATATCAAGCCGCAGCTGCAGAGCGACCCCGGCCGGGATCCCGTGCTGTGCATGCCAGCAAGATGAAGACGACGGCGATGCGGACGCTGCGCGCCATCCttgtcctcctcgccgccgcttcAGCCGCCGCCAGCCGCTGCCACTCCGGCGACAAGGCCGCGCTGCTGGCCATCAAGGCGGCGCTGGGCAACCCCTACCACTTCGCGTCCTGGACGGCCGCCTCCCCGTGCTGCGACTGGTACGACGTCGACTGCGACGCCTCCACCGGCCGCGTCGTCGGCCTCGCCGTCTTCCAGGACGCCAACCTCACGGGCGCCATCcccgacgccgtcgccggcctcGCCCACCTCCGGAGCCTCCGGCTGCACCACCTCCCGGGCATCTCCGGCCCCATCCCGCCGGCCATCGCCAGGCTCCCCAACCTCTCCTTCCTCACCATCTCCTGGACGGCCGTCTCCGGGCCCGTGCCGTCATTCCTCGGCGCGCTCGCCCGGCTCAGCCAGCTCGACCTCTCCTTcaacgcgctcgccggcgccgtcccGGCCTCGCTCGCCGCGCTCCCGAGCCTGTACAGCGTCGACCTCAGCCGCAACCGCCTCACGGGCTCCCTCCCGCCGCTGCTCTTCAGCAAGGCGCCGCAGCCGGCCTACCTCCGGCTATCGCACAACAACCTCACCGGCGGCGTGCCCGCGGAGTTCGCCGCCGTGGCCTTCGCGCAGATCGACCTGTCGCGCAACGGCTTCACCGGCGACGCGTCGACTCTGTTCGGCCGGGCCAAGCCGGTGCAGCAGATGGACCTGTCGCGCAACGACCTGAGCTTCAACCTCTCCGCCGTGGAGCTGCCGGAGCAGCTCATCGTGCTGGACGTCAGCCACAATGACATCTACGGCGGCGTCCCGGCGCAGGTGGCGAACCTCAGCAGCCTGCAGTTCTTCAACGTGAGCTACAACCGGCTGTGTGGCGCCGTGCCCGCCGGTGGCAACATGGCGAGGTTCGATGCCTACAGCTACCAGCACAACAGGTGCTTGTGTGGGGCTCCGCTTGCTAATCCGTGCAAGTGA
- the LOC120697148 gene encoding polygalacturonase inhibitor-like, producing METRGAFNHVVLLLAATSLLATAAASKDRCHSGDKAALLAVKAALGNPYHFASWTPDSPCCDWYDVDCDASTGRVVGLSVFQDANLTGTIPDAVAGLVHLQSLVWHHLPALSGSIPPAIAKLSNLSQLTISWTAVSGPVPYFLGALTKLTLLDLSFNSLTGAVPASLATLPNLSGINLSRNRLTGAIPPLLLSRCPDQAYLWLSHNNMSGDIPAGFAAVDFAHLDLSRNAFAGDASGLFGRGKELQYLDLSRNAFSFNLSGVGLPEQLYFMDVSHNAISGGIPAEVANLTNLQFFNVSYNRLCGAVPTGGHMQRFDLFNFQHNKCLCGTPLANPCN from the coding sequence ATGGAGACGCGTGGCGCCTTCAACCACGTCGTCCTGCTGCTCGCGGCGACGTCcctcctcgccaccgccgccgccagcaaggACCGCTGCCACTCCGGCGACAaggccgcgctgctcgccgtcaaGGCGGCGCTCGGCAACCCCTACCACTTCGCGTCCTGGACGCCCGACTCCCCGTGCTGCGACTGGTACGACGTCGACTGCGACGCCTCCACCGGCCGCGTCGTCGGCCTCTCCGTGTTCCAGGACGCCAACCTCACGGGCACCATCcccgacgccgtcgccggcctcGTCCACCTCCAGAGCCTCGTGTGGCACCACCTCCCCGCGCTCTCCGGCTCCATCCCGCCGGCCATCGCCAAGCTCTCCAACCTCTCGCAGCTCACCATCTCCTGGACCGCCGTCTCCGGGCCCGTGCCGTACTTCCTGGGCGCGCTCACCAAGCTCACGCTGCTCGACCTCTCCTTCAACTCCCTCACGGGCGCCGTCCCGGCGTCGCTCGCCACCCTCCCCAACCTCTCCGGCATCAACCTCAGCCGCAACCGCCTCACCGGCGCCATCCCTCCGCTGCTCCTCAGCAGGTGTCCCGACCAGGCCTACCTCTGGCTGTCGCACAACAACATGTCCGGCGACATCCCCGCCGGATTCGCCGCCGTCGACTTCGCGCACCTCGACCTGTCGCGCAACGCCTTCGCGGGCGACGCGTCCGGCCTCTTCGGCCGGGGGAAGGAGCTTCAGTACCTGGACCTGTCGCGCAACGCCTTCAGCTTCAACCTCTCCGGCGTGGGGCTCCCGGAGCAGCTCTACTTCATGGACGTGAGCCACAACGCCATCTCCGGCGGCATCCCGGCGGAGGTGGCCAACCTCACCAACCTGCAGTTCTTCAACGTCAGCTACAACCGGCTCTGCGGCGCGGTGCCCACCGGCGGCCACATGCAGAGATTTGACCTCTTCAACTTCCAGCACAACAAGTGCCTCTGTGGAACTCCGCTTGCTAATCCCTGCAACTGA
- the LOC120697151 gene encoding polygalacturonase inhibitor-like: MQGAHEYWTMNDLGTSLCRIADRNSACPTRGVPSVHLRNHHLPDMDVTFPLTRPHAVLLVLLLLAAAAVATATASKQQCHSGDRAALLAVKAAFGNASYFVSWTADIPCCHWFGVRCDATSSSAAAATGGRRVVSLAVMRDAGVSGPVPGAAIARLAGLQELLFLHVPGVSGAIPPALARLSALTDLTISRTGVSGPVPASLGKLRALRSLDLSFNALTGAIPASLAALPRLASINLGRNRLTGAIPPLLLSKAGPEAFLTLSHNNLSGTVPAEFAAVSFVQVDLSRNALTGDGGSALFGRGKALLVAVNLSRNALSFDMSRLEFPERLASLDVSHNAIRGGVPAAAGNLSQLMFFNVSYNQLCGELPSGMASFEVYSFRHNKCLCGAPLPACQA; encoded by the coding sequence ATGCAAGGGGCACACGAGTATTGGACAATGAACGACCTAGGCACCTCTCTATGCAGAATTGCAGATAGAAATAGCGCGTGCCCCACAAGAGGCGTGCCCTCAGTTCATCTCAGGAACCACCACTTGCCAGACATGGATGTCACCTTCCCACTCACGCGGCCACACGCCgtcctgctcgtgctcctgctcctcgccgcggcggcggtggcgacggcgacggcctccAAGCAGCAATGCCACTCCGGTGAcagggcggcgctgctcgccgtcaAGGCGGCCTTCGGCAACGCCTCCTACTTCGTCTCGTGGACGGCCGACATCCCCTGCTGCCACTGGTTCGGCGTCCGCTGCGACGCGacatcctcctccgccgccgcggccacgggcgGCCGCCGCGTCGTCAGCCTGGCCGTCATGCGCGACGCCGGCGTCAGCGGCCCCGTGCccggcgccgccatcgcccGCCTCGCGGGCCTCCAGGAGCTCCTGTTCCTCCACGTGCCCGGCGTGTCGGGCGCCATCCCTCCGGCGCTCGCCCGCCTCTCCGCCCTCACGGACCTCACCATCTCCCGCACCGGCGTCTCGGGCCCCGTCCCGGCGTCCCTGGGCAAGCTCCGCGCGCTCAGGTCGCTGGACCTCTCCTTCAACGCGCTCACCGGCGCCATCCCGGCGTCCctggcggcgctcccgcgcctgGCCAGCATCAACCTCGGCCGCAACCGCCTCACGGGCGCCATCCCGCCGCTGCTCCTCAGCAAGGCCGGCCCGGAGGCGTTCCTCACGCTGTCGCACAACAACCTATCCGGGACCGTCCCGGCCGAGTTCGCCGCCGTCAGCTTCGTGCAGGTGGACCTGTCGCGCAACGCCctcaccggcgacggcggctcggCCCTGTTCGGGCGCGGGAAGGCGCTGCTGGTCGCCGTCAACCTGTCGCGCAACGCCCTGAGCTTCGACATGTCCCGGCTTGAGTTCCCGGAGCGGCTGGCGTCGCTGGACGTGAGCCACAACGCgatccgcggcggcgtcccggcggcggccgggaaccTGAGCCAGCTCATGTTCTTCAACGTCAGCTACAACCAGCTCTGCGGCGAGCTGCCGAGCGGCATGGCCAGCTTCGAGGTCTACAGCTTCCGGCACAACAAGTGCCTCTGCGGCGCTCCTCTCCCGGCCTGCCAAGCATAA
- the LOC120697152 gene encoding eukaryotic translation initiation factor 3 subunit F-like: protein MASSSPALLFPSTSSSSSPSSARVEAVVLFNICDSYVRRPDQADRVIGTLLGSLLPDGTVHVRNSYVVPHNESADQVAIDIEYHHNMYASHQKVNPKEVIVGWFSTGFGVSGGSTLIHDFYSREVQNPIHLTVDTGFTRGEASIKAYISSNLSLGDRHLAAQFQEIPLDLRMIEAEKAGFEILKSTMVEKLPNDLEGMESSMEKLYILIDEIYKYVDDVVEGRVAPDHKIGRFISESVASMPKLSPAAFDKLFNDKIQDNLALVYLSSITRTQISIAEKLNTAAQVL, encoded by the exons ATGGCGTCCTCCTCCCCCGCTCTACTCTTCCCTTcgacctcctcatcctcctcgccGTCTTCGGCGCGGGTGGAGGCGGTGGTGCTCTTCAACATCTGCGACAGCTACGTGCGCCGCCCGGACCAGGCGGACCGCGTCATCGGCACCCTCCTGGGCTCCCTCCTCCCCGACGGCACCGTCCACGTCCGCAACTCCTATGTCGTTCCCCACAACGAGTCCGCCGACCAG GTCGCCATCGACATCGAGTACCACCATAACATGTACGCCTCGCACCAGAAGGTCAACCCCAAGGAAGTTATCGTCGGATG GTTCTCGACTGGCTTTGGCGTTTCAGGGGGGAGTACACTTATCCATGACTTCTATTCAAGGGAAGTGCAGAACCCCATCCATCTTACAGTCGACACTGGCTTTACTAGGGGGGAGGCCTCCATCAAAGCATACATCTCATCCAACCTGTCCCTCGGAGATAGGCACCTTGCTGCACAATTTCAGGAAATCCCCCTGGATCTAAGGATGATTGAGGCAGAAAAAGCTGGAT TTGAGATCCTGAAATCTACAATGGTGGAGAAGCTTCCCAATGACCTGGAAGGAATGGAGTCTTCAATGGAAAAGCTTTACATTCTTATTGATGAGATCTACAAATATGTCGATGATGTTGTG GAAGGACGTGTGGCACCTGACCACAAAATTGGGAGGTTCATCTCTGAATCTGTCGCTTCGATGCCGAAGTTGTCTCCAGCTGCTTTTGATAAGCTTTTCAATGACAAGATTCAG GATAACCTTGCACTGGTATACCTGTCAAGCATCACAAGGACACAAATCAGCATAGCTGAGAAGTTGAACACTGCTGCTCAAGTCCTGTAA
- the LOC120697153 gene encoding E3 ubiquitin-protein ligase CHIP-like has protein sequence MAAGGGGVAQQAELRRIEGNACFKKARLGAAIDCYTEAIALCPDVAVYWMNRALCHFRRKEWAKVEEDSRRALALDDTLVKGHYLLGYALLDKEEFALAIKEFEKALNLLKSLSSTDKMAEDVWQVLAKAKYLDWEKHSTERVWRIQSLKEACESALQEHHFLSGTLVEDSDGSSNEYSEQIKLLSEVFSKATLADTPVDVPDYLCCQITFEIFRDPVITPSGVTYERAVLLEHLDKVGNFDPVTREPLKEHQLVPNLAIKEAVQTYLKEHSWAYKLNC, from the exons atggcggcgggcgggggcggcgtggcgcagcaggcggagctccggcggatCGAGGGCAACGCCTGCTTCAAGAAGGCCCGCCTCGGTGCCGCCATCGACTGCTACACCGAG GCAATCGCGCTCTGCCCCGACGTCGCCGTCTACTGGATGAATCGGGCCCTGTGCCATTTCAGGCGCAA GGAGTGGGCCAAGGTCGAAGAGGATAGCAGGAGGGCTCTTGCACTTGATGACACTCTAGTCAAG GGGCACTATCTGCTGGGATATGCACTGCTCGACAAGGAGGAATTTGCTCTTGCTATCAAGGAATTTGAAAAG GCTCTGAATCTCTTGAAGTCCTTGAGTTCAACGGATAAAATGGCCGAGGACGTTTGGCAGGTCCTTGCTAAGGCAAAATACCTAGATTGGGAAAAGCATTCCACTGAACGAGTTTGGAGGATACAAAGTTTGAA GGAAGCTTGTGAAAGTGCATTGCAGGAGCATCACTTTCTTAGTGGCACACTTGTGGAAGACTCGGATGGATCAAGCAACGAGTATTCAGAACAAATTAAATTGCTATCAGAGGTCTTCAGCAAAGCGACACTTGCCGATACACCAGTAGAT GTGCCCGATTACCTTTGCTGTCAGATAACTTTCGAGATATTTAGAGACCCAGTGATCACACCCAGTGGCGTAACATATGAGCGGGCTGTACTTCTTGAACATCTCGACAAG GTTGGCAATTTCGACCCGGTGACGCGAGAGCCTCTGAAGGAGCACCAGCTGGTTCCAAACCTGGCCATCAAGGAAGCAGTGCAGACCTATCTGAAAGAGCACAGCTGGGCCTACAAGCTGAACTGTTAG
- the LOC120700536 gene encoding ribonuclease H-like, translated as MTAKPKLVCDPSVTVYKGYSLHKETEDYLAAHGLRNAVYSIDAEDARDGLFDDLVPCPFQESGPSKHQEVAEQEQLSDCNLSCILEFDGACKGNPGKSGAGVIIQRLDGSVIALLREGLGITTNNAAEYRALILGLDYAAKKGFKHIRAQGDSKLVLSGMPGDGADAMDTLNKSIKTLPDQMTSLAKDFKALKPLIRR; from the exons ATGACTGCCAAGCCCAAGTTG GTATGTGACCCTTCTGTCACTGTCTACAAAGGCTATTCTCTGCATAAAGAAACTGAGGATTATCTTGCTGCGCATGGGTTAAGAAACGCTGTCTATTCCATTGATGCTGAAGATGCAAGAGATGGGTTGTTTGATGATCTGGTTCCCTGCCCTTTTCAG GAATCTGGACCATCAAAGCATCAAGAAGTTGCTGAACAGGAACAGTTATCTGATTGTAAT CTTTCATGTATTCTTGAATTTGATGGTGCCTGTAAAGGAAATCCCGGGAAATCAGGTGCTGGAGTCATAATTCAGCGGTTAGATGGATCTGTG ATTGCTCTACTGCGTGAGGGTTTAGGTATTACAACCAACAACGCTGCTGAATATCGTGCATTGATCCTGGGGCTAGATTATGCTGCCAAGAAGGGATTCAAGCATATTCGTGCTCAAGGAGATTCTAAGCTTGTCT TATCAGGTATGCCGGGGGACGGTGCGGATGCGATGGACACACTCAACAAGTCCATCAAGACGCTCCCCGATCAGATGACTAGCCTCGCCAAGGACTTCAAGGCCTTGAAGCCGCTCATCCGGCGGTGA